The genomic region GAGCACAACGAATTGTTCGCCGGTATTCGCTCGTCCCAGCCGCGCAACGACGGGCGGTACATGTCGCTGAGCAGCATGCTGGCCATCATGGGTCGCATGGCCACTTACACCGGCCAGTTCGTCAGTTGGGACCAGGCGCTCTACTCGACCGAGGACCTGACCCCGGCCAAGTACGAATGGGGTCCGCTCGAAGTCGCCCCGGTGGCGGTCCCCGGCGTGACCAAGTTGGCGGTCGCGAACATCCCCAACCCCGCGCCCTCCGGTGCGAAGCAAAGCAGCTAAGGTTAGCTCGCTATCGCGGAAAGACTAGATTCGACCACGACGGCACGACGATCACGACGTCAGGCATCCTGAATTAACGTCGTGTCCGTCGTGCCGTCGTGGTCGAATTCATCTTTCCTTCTGCTGGCAGTGTCGCCATGTTCAAAAGCCAACGGCAGTTCCTCAAGGAAATGCTCGCGCTTGGTGTGATTGGCATCATTCCGGCTTTTCTTGGCGTGATCTTCATGCTTTGGTTGTGCGTGAAGTTGGTCGAATGGCTGTTCTTTGGCTTCAGCTCATCGGCAGGCCAATTCGGGTAAGGTCGGGTCGTTGAACTGAAGACCCGGTTGCGGGTATATTCGATCCTGGCCCCCCAATAGCGCGCGAGTGGCGAAATTGGCAGACGCACCAGCTTGAGGGGCTGGCGGTAGCAATACCATGCGGGTTCAACTCCCGCCTCGCGCATTTTCTTTCTTGTCCGGGCTCTGATTTGCCACGGAGACACGGAGTCACTGAGGGAAGCACGGAGCCCGGGCAATGAAGGACCAATGTCCAAATCCCAATGACCAATAAGGTCATGGCTCCTCAGCGATTCGTCTGCTCTTCCTTGGTCATTGAGATTTGGTCATTGGAACTTACCAGCAAGTCCCTCCCCCTCGGCCGTCTCCGTGTTGACCTCCGTGTCTCAGTGCCTCCGTGGCTAGTCTGGGTTTTCCTCACGGCGTGCCGGCGCGGCGGTCGGGGCCGCGGGCGACTTTGGCCTGGCTTTCGCGGAACCGCGCTACGGCTTTTCCCACCTCTTCCGTGGCGGCGCTGACGTCGTCCCAGCCTTGGGTCTCGATGTGAACCCCTTCCAACTGCTTGTAAGTTCCGAAGAAGTGCTCGACTTCGCGCAGGAAGTGTCCTTCGACGTCCTCCAGCTTCTGGTACTCGGCGAACAGCGGATCAAAGTGCGGCACGCCGAGAACTTTGTAGTCGTTCGCCCCGCGGTCGCGCATTCGGAACAGGCCCACGACCCGGGCTTCGATCAAGCAGCCGCTGAACGTCGGCTCGTTGACCATCACCAGGATGTCGAGCGCGTCGCCGTCCTCGGCCAGCGTCTGGGGAATGAAACCGTAGTCGCCGGGATAGTGGCTCGACGAGTATAGATAGCGATCCAGCCGCATCAGCCCGGTCGCTTTGTCGACTTCGAACTTGCTGCGCCGGCCCTTGGGAATCTCGACGATCGCATTCACCACGCCCGGCAGCTTGGTCCCCGGCGGCACGTTATTGAACGAAGGCTTGTAATCGAGCATCGACGGTCTCGCGGAAAATTGAGGGCTAGCGCCTGACGGAATGGTTTGCGAAAGCTGAGGCGACGCATCGGCCAAGGGTTGCCGCCCGATGACAGCAGCCGTCGCTCGCACACGCGCCTACTGGCGGATTATCCACACCCAATGGCCGAGCGGCTACCGCAAATCGTGCTAGCCCTGATTATTCGTCGGCGCGGGCCTGGGCCGGTTGCAAAACCTGCCGCGTAAGCCCCCGATGAGCGACCGGTTCGTGCTCTGTACGCCCGGTCGCGGGGCGTTGAGTCGCCGCAAACTCGTCTGGGCAAAGCGTTGCGAGCGTCGTAGGCTAACACGCGCGTCGGTCCCGTTTTGCCGGTTCCGTTTCACCAGTGAAACGCGCGGCCCGCGACACGTTTTCAACATGCTTGGCGTAGCGAGTCCATGCCCTCGGCCCTCAGTCCGACCGTCACCGTACCCGCGACGAACTCGGCTCGCCCGAGCGATCGCCGCGCGCCCCGCCCCGCCGGCGAACCGGCCGCCGCCGGGCTTGCCTTGTCGCCGCGAGCGACGGCGTTGCTGGGGCTGGCCACTGCCCTGTTGTGGGGGCTGGCCTTGCCGCCGGCGAATCTTTGGCCGCTGGGCTGGCTGGCACCGGCGCCCTTGTGTGTGCTGGCCCGCTATCCGCGGTTCACGAGTCGTCGGGGCTACTGGTATCTCTGGCTGGCCGGCTGTGCGTTTTGGTTGCCGATGTTGTATTGGCTCTGCCTGGCCCACTTCTCGGCGTCGTTTGGCTGGGTGCCGTTGTGTTTGTATCTGGCCGCGTACCTGCCCGCCTTTGTGGCGATTGCGCGGTTGGCGGTCCATCGATTGCGTTGGCCGTTGGTCGTGGCCGCGCCGGTCGTCTGGACCGGGTTGAACCTGGCCCAGGCGCACATCCTCAGTGGCTTCGACATGGCCAGCATCGCCCACACGCAGTACCGCTGGCTGCACCTGCTGCAATGCGTTGACCTGGCCGGCGAGTACGGCGTGGTGTTCGTGATGTTCGCGATGGGCGGCGCGCTGGCGTCATTGTTGCCGCTGGCGGGTTCGTCGCGCTGGAACTGGCGACCGCTGGTTCCGGCCACGATGTTGCTTGCGGCCGTGCTCGTCTATGGCGAGGTGCGCCTGCGCCAGGCTTCGACGCGCCCCGGCCCGACGATCACGCTGATCCAAGGGAACATCGACACCGAGTTGAAGTTCAGCGAAGGGGAAGAGCAGCGGGTCTACGACCATTACATGGCGCTGACGCGCCAGGCGTACACCGAGCGACCCAGCACCGACATGATCGTCTGGCCCGAGACGATGTTCCGCTATCCGTTGTATGAGATCGCGCCCAACGCCCAGCTCGAGCCGGGCGAAGGTCCGACCCTCGAAGCCTTGCAAGGGATGGCCGTCGGCCAACGGGGCGGCCTGGGGCAACTGGCCCAAATGTTCAACAGCACGCTGTTGCTGGGCATCGACACGGTGAGCTTCGGCGATCGAACCATCCGCCGCTACAACTCGGCCCTGCTGGTCGAGCGCGAAGGACAGCTCGCGGCCCGCTATGACAAGACCCACCCGGTCTTGTTCGGCGAATACATCCCGCTGGTCGACGTGTTCCCCTGGATCGAGCACCTCTCGCCGATGGGGCGGGGCATCGAGCATGGCACGCAGCCGTCGGTCGTGCCCCTGCGCTTTGCCCGCGGCAGCGACACGCCTCAGTCGGTCGGCATCTCGATCAACATCTGTTACGAGACGGTGCTGCCGCACGTGGTCCGCAACCTGGCGCGCCAGCAGGTCGCCCTCGGCCCGGCCGCCGGTCGCGAGCCGGAAGTGATCGTGAACCTGACGAACGATGGCTGGTTCTGGGGTTCGCACGAGCTGGACTTGCACATGATCTGCGGCGTGTTTCGCGCGGTCGAGCTGCGCAAGCCGTTCCTGGCCGCGGCCAACACCGGGTTCTCGGTTTGGATCGACGGCGACGGCGAGATTGTCCGTCAGGGCCCGCGGCACGACGTCGGCTGGATCGTGGCCGATGTGGAACTCGACAACCGGAGCAGCCTCTATTACCGGACTGGCGACTGGTTTGCCGGGTGCTGCTTGCTGGGGTGCGTGGGCATTCTGGTCGCTGCTGGCGTCAAGCGGCGCTTCGCTGGCGCGGCGGCGTAAGTCGCTATTTTCGCTGCGCTTACGTGCGGGCCGATGCCTCTGCGTCTTAACGACTTGTGGCGTCACATCGGCTGGTTTCTCTAAATGACCCAACTCGCCGATTTTGGCCATTCATTGTTGACTCTTAATCTTTAACGAAGCTATACTATCTAGGCTGTCTATTCGGTGTATCTCTAGTC from Planctomycetota bacterium harbors:
- a CDS encoding inorganic diphosphatase, with product MLDYKPSFNNVPPGTKLPGVVNAIVEIPKGRRSKFEVDKATGLMRLDRYLYSSSHYPGDYGFIPQTLAEDGDALDILVMVNEPTFSGCLIEARVVGLFRMRDRGANDYKVLGVPHFDPLFAEYQKLEDVEGHFLREVEHFFGTYKQLEGVHIETQGWDDVSAATEEVGKAVARFRESQAKVARGPDRRAGTP
- the lnt gene encoding apolipoprotein N-acyltransferase — encoded protein: MPSALSPTVTVPATNSARPSDRRAPRPAGEPAAAGLALSPRATALLGLATALLWGLALPPANLWPLGWLAPAPLCVLARYPRFTSRRGYWYLWLAGCAFWLPMLYWLCLAHFSASFGWVPLCLYLAAYLPAFVAIARLAVHRLRWPLVVAAPVVWTGLNLAQAHILSGFDMASIAHTQYRWLHLLQCVDLAGEYGVVFVMFAMGGALASLLPLAGSSRWNWRPLVPATMLLAAVLVYGEVRLRQASTRPGPTITLIQGNIDTELKFSEGEEQRVYDHYMALTRQAYTERPSTDMIVWPETMFRYPLYEIAPNAQLEPGEGPTLEALQGMAVGQRGGLGQLAQMFNSTLLLGIDTVSFGDRTIRRYNSALLVEREGQLAARYDKTHPVLFGEYIPLVDVFPWIEHLSPMGRGIEHGTQPSVVPLRFARGSDTPQSVGISINICYETVLPHVVRNLARQQVALGPAAGREPEVIVNLTNDGWFWGSHELDLHMICGVFRAVELRKPFLAAANTGFSVWIDGDGEIVRQGPRHDVGWIVADVELDNRSSLYYRTGDWFAGCCLLGCVGILVAAGVKRRFAGAAA